In one Hypomesus transpacificus isolate Combined female chromosome 18, fHypTra1, whole genome shotgun sequence genomic region, the following are encoded:
- the si:dkeyp-100a1.6 gene encoding probable G-protein coupled receptor 160, which yields MQTIQMPLKSPATRHNSSTMWAIIEHWEGRDSCRVDNTQQYLFIMLFKVGLETLVLTLFRRNLYTFFMNVFSYSLVLVDVALFLAITMVWFLGPGQSPVSVCFVLAHGSDMYAAVPLPVLILGLLNYLFELGNRTCHGSLHSGLQNVFLTLVVWAMACLWSFHSTNIDMIEIEYKAGKYARVCKMQDSTLMSFFFVGISMAICFVLLPFYSKLPMWLREANRANSSATLKSDLYFSKTLFNGQKSDEKHTLVVETGQEVPPLYVSLMLCFTVTWIPFIVISCLCTVMELVVPSYITVNMLWVECANSLLMGIVFWLKSDNLGPYMDLSDDFNQWKIYWNLSRGPKPAAYQDELSNAVFSLSGDPLLHV from the coding sequence ATGCAGACCATACAGATGCCCCTCAAGTCACCAGCTACTCGCCACAACAGCTCAACAATGTGGGCCATCATAGAGcactgggaggggagagacagctgTCGGGTGGACAACACTCAGCAGTATCTGTTCATCATGCTCTTCAAAGTTGGCCTGGAAACACTGGTCCTGACACTCTTTAGGCGTAACTTGTATACTTTCTTCATGAATGTCTTCAGCTATTCACTTGTCCTGGTTGATGTTGCATTATTTTTGGCTATAACAATGGTATGGTTCCTCGGGCCTGGTCAGTCCCCTGTGTCGGTGTGTTTTGTGCTTGCACATGGCTCGGATATGTATGCTGCGGTGCCTCTGCCTGTGCTGATACTGGGACTTCTAAACTACTTATTTGAGCTAGGTAACCGTACCTGCCATGGTTCACTTCACAGTGGCCTGCAGAATGTTTTTTTGACCCTAGTAGTGTGGGCCATGGCTTGCCTTTGGTCTTTCCACTCAACAAACATAGATATGATAGAGATTGAGTATAAGGCAGGAAAGTATGCACGAGTATGTAAAATGCAGGACTCAACGTTAATGTCCTTTTTCTTTGTAGGCATTTCCATGGCCATCTGTTTTGTGTTGCTGCCCTTCTACTCAAAGCTGCCCATGTGGCTCAGGGAAGCTAATAGAGCTAATAGCTCTGCAACTCTGAAGAGTGACTTATACTTCAGCAAGACCTTGTTTAATGGGCAGAAAAGTGATGAGAAACATACACTGGTGGTGGAGACTGGCCAGGAAGTTCCTCCCCTTTATGTCAGCCTTATGTTGTGTTTTACTGTTACATGGATTCCTTTCATAGTCATATCATGTCTCTGTACAGTCATGGAGTTGGTAGTACCTTCCTACATCACTGTCAATATGCTTTGGGTGGAGTGTGCCAACAGTCTGCTGATGGGGATTGTATTTTGGTTGAAGAGTGACAATTTAGGCCCTTACATGGATCTTTCTGATGATTTTAATCAGTGGAAAATTTACTGGAACTTGAGTAGAGGGCCAAAACCTGCTGCATACCAAGATGAACTCTCcaatgctgttttcagtctctcAGGTGACCCACTACTACACGTGTGA